One genomic region from Euzebya tangerina encodes:
- a CDS encoding transglycosylase family protein produces the protein MSPRRGATFWAAVVAAAVACLTAVGALAAAITDTPQETASATPSVSSPEQPASVTPAPLTAPLVGAAEPAPSPLDAVTPDDAVATQQETAAPAPTPTAAPTDGPSQATTNIASMPTPPSALPDLPPVPALQPHVRIETTPDELAEAREAAEALEGYRHAATVWLAERVLGGVPATLGHIDPVDFRPFTPASTAEHRPLWHLLAQGQVAVTHEFGTRHEVPLGALLATDLADDLGDPHLLRVGAFATNGTPPVADAVVVEGALPDEGRPVVLVALAEGSSSAAAVRALGQQGIPAEEVRDPRAPRSDTVVPPEGLTAENVWDHLALCESSGDWHINTGNGYYGGIQFLPESWALVGGQGLPHEHSREEQIYRGTLLWQIQGWEAWPQCARRLGLIVD, from the coding sequence GTGAGCCCTCGCCGGGGAGCCACCTTCTGGGCCGCGGTCGTCGCCGCCGCGGTGGCTTGCCTGACCGCCGTGGGCGCGTTGGCTGCTGCGATCACGGACACCCCCCAGGAGACGGCCTCGGCCACACCCTCGGTGAGTTCGCCCGAGCAGCCGGCCAGCGTGACGCCGGCCCCGCTGACCGCACCGCTGGTCGGCGCAGCCGAGCCGGCCCCGTCGCCGCTGGACGCGGTCACCCCCGACGACGCCGTCGCGACGCAGCAGGAGACGGCCGCGCCAGCCCCCACGCCGACGGCAGCGCCGACCGACGGTCCCAGCCAGGCAACGACCAACATCGCGTCGATGCCCACACCGCCATCAGCCCTGCCCGACCTGCCGCCCGTGCCCGCGTTGCAACCGCACGTCAGGATCGAGACCACCCCCGACGAGCTGGCCGAGGCCCGCGAAGCCGCCGAGGCCCTGGAGGGGTATCGCCACGCCGCAACCGTGTGGCTGGCCGAGCGGGTGCTGGGTGGTGTACCCGCGACCCTGGGCCACATCGACCCTGTGGACTTCCGCCCGTTCACGCCCGCCTCGACGGCGGAGCATCGGCCGCTGTGGCACCTGTTGGCGCAAGGCCAGGTCGCGGTGACCCATGAGTTCGGAACGCGCCACGAGGTCCCCCTGGGAGCCCTCCTCGCCACCGACCTCGCGGACGACCTGGGAGACCCGCACCTCCTGCGCGTGGGTGCCTTCGCCACCAACGGCACCCCACCGGTGGCCGATGCCGTCGTGGTGGAGGGAGCCCTCCCCGACGAAGGCCGTCCCGTGGTGCTGGTTGCACTGGCGGAGGGCTCGTCCTCCGCTGCGGCCGTGCGAGCCCTGGGCCAGCAGGGCATCCCGGCCGAGGAGGTACGGGATCCCCGGGCGCCGCGATCCGACACGGTGGTGCCGCCCGAGGGGCTCACGGCGGAGAACGTCTGGGACCACCTGGCACTCTGCGAGTCGAGCGGTGACTGGCACATCAACACCGGCAACGGGTACTACGGCGGGATCCAGTTCCTCCCCGAGTCCTGGGCGCTGGTCGGTGGCCAGGGGCTGCCCCACGAGCACAGCCGGGAGGAGCAGATCTACCGTGGCACGCTGCTGTGGCAGATCCAGGGGTGGGAAGCGTGGCCGCAGTGCGCCCGCCGGCTCGGGCTCATCGTCGACTGA
- a CDS encoding MFS transporter yields MSQSVPLKRLFGQPLFRRWAVANLLARLPLTMNLLVLVLVGEALTGEVSTGATLAGGATFAAGATAQWRGRRLDRVELNRGLRTDLGWSSVALAALAGAAVMGAPVPVMLGLAVLLGVAFAAILGGFRALLVQAVPDDDIEAANAMDAVFVEVAFVVGPALAAILALLIPPAGLLLLMSATFLLAVPMTAGLPTREPVAGGVDPVGPAPLFTHGATPIYLLGLAAGLVLGSFESLIPARVESFGFSAESAGPFLALTALGSGIAGVVAANQSNQLRRGRLYAAALLGLLSLFFLPVAFAGQLWVLGIGMFLLGVPLAPLNALGSLALQRIVAQQRQAEGFSMYTATILIGAGSGQFLVGFLLPRSTPEALLASLVAVAGVIALAILGAAMLRRRRGLPPGLGSDHDPTVTKPSAYA; encoded by the coding sequence ATGAGCCAATCCGTCCCGCTGAAGCGCCTCTTCGGCCAGCCCCTGTTCAGGCGCTGGGCAGTGGCGAACCTGCTCGCGCGGCTGCCCCTGACGATGAACCTGTTGGTTCTGGTGCTGGTCGGCGAAGCACTGACCGGTGAGGTCTCCACCGGCGCCACGCTGGCCGGCGGCGCGACCTTCGCTGCCGGTGCGACGGCCCAGTGGCGCGGGCGACGATTGGACCGTGTCGAGTTGAACCGCGGGCTGCGAACCGATCTGGGGTGGTCGTCAGTGGCCTTGGCGGCCCTTGCGGGTGCTGCCGTGATGGGTGCCCCGGTGCCGGTGATGCTGGGCCTCGCGGTTCTCCTCGGTGTGGCGTTCGCTGCCATCCTCGGTGGCTTCCGGGCGCTTCTGGTCCAGGCCGTTCCGGACGACGACATCGAGGCGGCCAACGCCATGGACGCCGTGTTCGTCGAGGTCGCCTTCGTGGTCGGACCGGCCCTGGCTGCCATCCTGGCGTTGCTGATCCCACCCGCCGGGCTGCTGCTGCTGATGAGCGCCACGTTCCTCCTGGCCGTGCCGATGACCGCCGGGCTGCCCACCCGTGAGCCGGTCGCCGGCGGCGTCGACCCGGTCGGGCCGGCTCCCCTGTTCACGCACGGCGCGACGCCGATCTACCTGCTCGGCCTGGCTGCCGGGCTGGTGCTCGGCTCGTTCGAGTCGTTGATCCCTGCGCGGGTCGAGAGCTTCGGCTTCTCGGCGGAATCTGCCGGGCCGTTCCTGGCACTGACGGCACTCGGCAGCGGGATCGCCGGTGTTGTGGCGGCCAACCAGTCCAACCAGCTGCGTCGAGGTCGGCTGTACGCCGCGGCGCTGCTGGGCCTCCTCAGCCTCTTCTTCCTGCCAGTGGCGTTCGCCGGGCAGCTCTGGGTCCTGGGCATCGGGATGTTCCTGCTGGGTGTGCCGCTGGCGCCGCTGAATGCACTCGGCAGTCTCGCCTTGCAGCGGATCGTGGCCCAGCAGCGGCAGGCCGAGGGGTTCAGCATGTACACGGCGACGATCCTGATCGGGGCGGGGTCAGGCCAGTTCCTGGTGGGCTTCCTGCTGCCGCGCTCGACGCCGGAGGCGCTGCTGGCCTCGCTGGTCGCAGTTGCCGGTGTGATTGCGCTGGCGATCTTGGGTGCGGCGATGCTCCGGCGACGCCGCGGCCTGCCGCCGGGACTGGGGTCGGACCACGACCCGACGGTGACCAAACCCTCCGCCTACGCCTAG